One Indicator indicator isolate 239-I01 chromosome Z, UM_Iind_1.1, whole genome shotgun sequence genomic window carries:
- the FOXB2 gene encoding forkhead box protein B2 isoform X1, translated as MPRPGKSSYSDQKPPYSYISLTAMAIQHSAEKMLPLSDIYKFIMERFPYYREHTQRWQNSLRHNLSFNDCFIKIPRRPDQPGKGSFWALHPDCGDMFENGSFLRRRKRFKVLRPEHHLSGGGGPGGGAGSGGAGKPPAPAPHMVHYFHPHPPPPPPSGKVPGLPGSEAAVAAAAAAAAVGRLPQFSPYGSSQPSGFKHPFAIENIIGKDYKGVLQAGGLPLASVMHHLGYSVPSQLSSVVSSMWPHVGVMDSVAGVPVSSDYGPFGVPVKALCHPPAQTMPAVPVPIKPAPAMPAAPAIPALSVAASQICPAASPAAASLLEQTASSTPEGKGSLHSVLVHS; from the coding sequence CCATTCAGCACTCGGCCGAGAAGATGCTGCCCCTGAGCGATATCTACAAGTTCATCATGGAGCGGTTCCCCTACTACCGGGAGCACACGCAGCGCTGGCAGAACTCCCTCCGCCACAATCTATCCTTCAACGACTGCTTCATCAAGATCCCGCGCCGCCCCGACCAGCCAGGCAAGGGCAGCTTCTGGGCGCTGCACCCGGACTGCGGCGACATGTTCGAAAACGGCAGCTTTCTCCGCCGCCGCAAGCGCTTCAAGGTCCTGCGCCCTGAGCATCACCTGTCCGGCGGCGGTGGGcccggcggcggggccggcaGTGGCGGGGCAGGAAAGCCCCCTGCGCCTGCCCCGCACATGGTGCACTACTTCCACCCTCACCCGCCGCCGCCACCTCCCTCGGGCAAAGTACCGGGGCTGCCGGGCTCCGAGGCGGCCGTGGCCGCCGCCGCAGCCGCTGCGGCCGTGGGAAGGCTGCCACAGTTCTCGCCCTACGGGAGCAGCCAGCCTTCGGGCTTCAAGCATCCCTTCGCTATCGAGAATATCATCGGCAAAGATTACAAAGGTGTGCTGCAGGCCGGCGGGCTGCCGCTGGCCTCGGTGATGCACCATTTGGGCTACTCGGTGCCCAGTCAGCTCAGCAGTGTGGTGAGCTCCATGTGGCCTCACGTTGGGGTGATGGACTCCGTGGCCGGCGTGCCTGTGTCCTCCGACTACGGACCTTTCGGGGTGCCCGTGAAGGCCCTCTGCCACCCGCCGGCACAGACCATGCCCGCCGTCCCGGTGCCCATCAAGCCCGCGCCAGCCATGCCTGCTGCCCCGGCCATCCCCGCTCTGTCGGTCGCCGCCTCGCAGATCTGCCCTGCCGCTTCGCCAGCCGCTGCTTCGCTGCTGGAACAGACCGCCAGCAGCACCCCCGAGGGCAAGGGCTCTCTCCACTCCGTCCTGGTGCACTCCTAA
- the FOXB2 gene encoding forkhead box protein B2 isoform X2: MPRPGKSSYSDQKPPYSYISLTAMAIQHSAEKMLPLSDIYKFIMERFPYYREHTQRWQNSLRHNLSFNDCFIKIPRRPDQPGKGSFWALHPDCGDMFENGSFLRRRKRFKVLRPDHPPPPPPSGKVPGLPGSEAAVAAAAAAAAVGRLPQFSPYGSSQPSGFKHPFAIENIIGKDYKGVLQAGGLPLASVMHHLGYSVPSQLSSVVSSMWPHVGVMDSVAGVPVSSDYGPFGVPVKALCHPPAQTMPAVPVPIKPAPAMPAAPAIPALSVAASQICPAASPAAASLLEQTASSTPEGKGSLHSVLVHS, encoded by the exons CCATTCAGCACTCGGCCGAGAAGATGCTGCCCCTGAGCGATATCTACAAGTTCATCATGGAGCGGTTCCCCTACTACCGGGAGCACACGCAGCGCTGGCAGAACTCCCTCCGCCACAATCTATCCTTCAACGACTGCTTCATCAAGATCCCGCGCCGCCCCGACCAGCCAGGCAAGGGCAGCTTCTGGGCGCTGCACCCGGACTGCGGCGACATGTTCGAAAACGGCAGCTTTCTCCGCCGCCGCAAGCGCTTCAAGGTCCTGCGCCCTGA TCACCCGCCGCCGCCACCTCCCTCGGGCAAAGTACCGGGGCTGCCGGGCTCCGAGGCGGCCGTGGCCGCCGCCGCAGCCGCTGCGGCCGTGGGAAGGCTGCCACAGTTCTCGCCCTACGGGAGCAGCCAGCCTTCGGGCTTCAAGCATCCCTTCGCTATCGAGAATATCATCGGCAAAGATTACAAAGGTGTGCTGCAGGCCGGCGGGCTGCCGCTGGCCTCGGTGATGCACCATTTGGGCTACTCGGTGCCCAGTCAGCTCAGCAGTGTGGTGAGCTCCATGTGGCCTCACGTTGGGGTGATGGACTCCGTGGCCGGCGTGCCTGTGTCCTCCGACTACGGACCTTTCGGGGTGCCCGTGAAGGCCCTCTGCCACCCGCCGGCACAGACCATGCCCGCCGTCCCGGTGCCCATCAAGCCCGCGCCAGCCATGCCTGCTGCCCCGGCCATCCCCGCTCTGTCGGTCGCCGCCTCGCAGATCTGCCCTGCCGCTTCGCCAGCCGCTGCTTCGCTGCTGGAACAGACCGCCAGCAGCACCCCCGAGGGCAAGGGCTCTCTCCACTCCGTCCTGGTGCACTCCTAA